One segment of Nostoc flagelliforme CCNUN1 DNA contains the following:
- a CDS encoding HNH endonuclease signature motif containing protein yields the protein MPDNGLLLRADFHTLFDLNLLGINPESLEVKFHPKVMETGYQKLEGRKLKCSKYKPSQSALESRWKQFLNQYCSVKPLLGIIDNDISRVSACFLSLTEQY from the coding sequence TTGCCAGATAATGGACTTTTGTTACGTGCAGATTTTCATACTTTATTTGATCTTAATTTGTTGGGGATTAACCCAGAATCTCTAGAAGTGAAGTTTCATCCAAAAGTTATGGAAACTGGTTATCAAAAATTAGAAGGTAGAAAACTTAAATGCTCTAAATATAAACCAAGCCAGTCAGCACTTGAGTCTAGATGGAAGCAATTCTTAAACCAATACTGCTCGGTTAAGCCTCTTTTGGGCATTATAGACAACGATATTTCAAGGGTTTCAGCCTGCTTCCTTTCCTTAACCGAGCAGTATTGA
- a CDS encoding NAD(P)(+) transhydrogenase (Re/Si-specific) subunit beta: MSDFLPTGIQLTYLVAASLFILGLKKLGSPATARNGNIVAAVGMLLAIVATMLDQHVLNYEMILLGLAIGSGIGAIVAYKVQMTEMPQMVGLLNGLGGAASALVAVAEFWRLLDSSQSIPLDVNISMLLDVLIGGVTFTGSFLAFAKLQGLISGSPITFPFQQPFNLLLLGAYIVGSAYLIITPDSLPIFLGVVGVSLVLGVMFVIPIGGGDMPVVISLLNSLSGVAAAAAGFVVMNNMLIIAGALVGASGLILTEIMCKAMNRSLFSVLFSAFGTGSSSGGGAASGGATDQSVRSIDPEEGAMMLGYARSVVIVPGYGMAVAQAQHSVRELSDQLEKMGVDVKYAIHPVAGRMPGHMNVLLAEANVPYTQLYDMDDINPQFDQADVALVIGANDVVNPAARSDTNSPIYGMPILEVDRAKQTIVIKRGMSTGFAGVDNELFYKDKTTMLFGSAKDMVAKLVSEVKQL, from the coding sequence GTGAGCGACTTTTTACCAACTGGCATTCAGCTGACGTACTTAGTCGCTGCATCGTTATTCATTCTGGGCTTGAAAAAGCTGGGATCGCCTGCTACAGCAAGAAACGGTAATATCGTAGCGGCTGTGGGGATGCTACTAGCAATTGTGGCAACAATGCTAGATCAGCATGTGTTGAACTACGAGATGATATTGTTGGGCTTGGCAATTGGATCGGGAATTGGTGCGATCGTTGCCTACAAAGTCCAAATGACCGAAATGCCCCAAATGGTGGGTTTACTCAACGGTTTGGGCGGTGCGGCTTCCGCATTAGTAGCCGTTGCCGAATTCTGGCGGTTATTAGATAGTTCTCAGTCGATACCGCTAGATGTGAACATTTCCATGCTGTTGGACGTGTTAATCGGTGGTGTTACCTTCACAGGTAGTTTTCTCGCCTTTGCCAAATTGCAAGGTTTAATTAGCGGTTCCCCAATTACATTTCCATTCCAACAACCATTTAACCTCTTACTTCTGGGTGCTTATATAGTAGGTAGTGCTTACTTAATCATCACACCAGATAGCTTACCCATATTCTTGGGAGTGGTTGGCGTTTCTTTAGTGTTGGGTGTGATGTTCGTCATTCCTATTGGTGGCGGCGATATGCCAGTAGTAATCTCGCTGTTGAACTCGTTGTCAGGTGTGGCGGCGGCGGCGGCTGGGTTCGTGGTGATGAACAATATGTTAATCATCGCTGGTGCTTTGGTAGGAGCATCTGGCTTAATCCTCACCGAGATTATGTGTAAGGCGATGAACCGCTCCTTATTTAGTGTGCTGTTCAGCGCTTTTGGTACAGGTTCTAGTTCGGGTGGTGGTGCTGCTAGTGGTGGTGCAACCGATCAAAGCGTCCGCAGCATTGATCCTGAAGAAGGAGCGATGATGTTAGGTTATGCCCGTTCTGTGGTAATTGTGCCTGGTTATGGTATGGCAGTTGCCCAAGCGCAACATAGCGTCCGGGAATTGTCAGATCAGTTAGAAAAAATGGGCGTTGATGTCAAGTATGCCATTCACCCCGTTGCTGGGAGAATGCCAGGGCACATGAATGTGTTACTTGCAGAGGCCAATGTGCCTTATACCCAGTTGTATGACATGGATGATATTAATCCTCAGTTCGATCAAGCGGATGTGGCTTTAGTAATTGGGGCAAATGATGTAGTAAATCCGGCGGCGCGGAGTGATACAAATAGCCCAATTTATGGTATGCCGATTTTGGAAGTAGATCGGGCGAAGCAGACGATTGTGATTAAGCGCGGAATGAGTACGGGTTTTGCCGGTGTAGATAATGAGTTGTTCTACAAAGATAAAACTACGATGCTTTTTGGTAGTGCTAAAGATATGGTGGCGAAGTTGGTTTCGGAAGTGAAGCAGCTTTAA
- a CDS encoding NAD(P) transhydrogenase subunit alpha, whose amino-acid sequence MTEALLAALFVFVLASFIGFEVINKIPPTLHTPLMSGSNAISGIAVLGAIVAAGARDTSVSVILGLIAVVLATVNVVGGFLVTDRMLQMFKKKEIKA is encoded by the coding sequence ATGACAGAGGCATTACTTGCTGCTTTGTTTGTATTTGTTTTGGCATCTTTTATCGGCTTTGAAGTCATCAACAAAATCCCACCGACTTTACACACGCCCTTAATGTCAGGCTCAAACGCGATTTCTGGCATTGCGGTACTTGGAGCAATAGTTGCTGCTGGTGCAAGAGACACAAGTGTGTCAGTAATTCTCGGTTTGATTGCTGTGGTATTGGCAACAGTCAACGTTGTGGGTGGTTTTTTAGTGACAGACAGAATGTTGCAAATGTTCAAGAAGAAGGAGATTAAGGCGTGA